From Pseudomonas sp. StFLB209, a single genomic window includes:
- a CDS encoding DUF4951 domain-containing protein: MADAASEVESLELYAPEGTTYNLTVDVGHTFYIGDLKTWVHNTGPCDPAARGEAGSGGARGSETSSDTPKGVTNPEISKLNRPSIPEGMTQSQFGKNVIGWGARPEGALQRLETINLWISYCLTARFRVFEGEFNRWFDQLTSSELDVLWQNKAARNTIEARIRQPGGLHEWCMVCRAPDFKKWGVPMDEIESFRTKTSELKWTSPLDGKPGGHGSHASRTFHNELKSIIDKSKSLSDFNTNIISLRDRWKIDPNLLPTLPKSRGLQE; encoded by the coding sequence ATGGCTGATGCCGCGTCCGAGGTCGAGTCTCTGGAGCTTTACGCACCGGAGGGGACGACGTATAACCTGACGGTCGATGTGGGGCATACGTTCTATATTGGTGATCTCAAGACTTGGGTGCATAACACTGGGCCTTGTGATCCGGCTGCGCGGGGTGAGGCAGGGAGTGGTGGTGCAAGAGGATCCGAGACCTCAAGTGATACTCCCAAGGGAGTAACCAACCCAGAAATTTCTAAACTCAATCGGCCATCAATTCCTGAAGGTATGACACAAAGTCAATTTGGGAAGAACGTAATTGGGTGGGGAGCTAGACCAGAAGGAGCATTACAGCGCCTTGAGACCATCAACCTTTGGATCAGTTATTGCCTAACGGCAAGGTTCAGAGTGTTCGAGGGGGAGTTCAATCGCTGGTTTGATCAATTAACTTCTTCAGAGTTGGATGTTTTGTGGCAAAACAAGGCTGCTCGTAACACAATTGAAGCACGGATACGGCAACCCGGTGGATTGCATGAGTGGTGCATGGTATGCAGGGCTCCTGACTTCAAAAAATGGGGAGTGCCTATGGACGAAATTGAGAGTTTTAGAACCAAGACGTCTGAATTGAAGTGGACCAGTCCTCTCGACGGTAAGCCTGGAGGCCATGGTAGCCATGCTTCCAGAACTTTCCACAACGAACTAAAATCAATTATTGACAAGAGCAAATCACTTAGCGACTTCAACACAAATATCATTTCACTTCGAGATAGATGGAAGATAGATCCTAACCTATTGCCGACTCTGCCAAAATCAAGAGGACTACAAGAGTGA
- a CDS encoding DUF2247 family protein produces the protein MIQEVFERIARHALTDWGVLLQGVYGIPGLLGKLPTSYVENYANAELEQVAGDSPLLDVIVSLANDSDLSLSELCPQLQKICDFQNVDMQRASRIWRAAALEKLLANLDTEPLYGLINLSEFWSIWEWPADAPLSMIPGKMTLPEHKYHSDSNYEHVIHEHAQWLKEELAALICSKP, from the coding sequence ATGATTCAAGAAGTCTTTGAACGAATTGCCAGACATGCCTTGACTGACTGGGGTGTTTTGCTTCAGGGCGTCTATGGTATTCCTGGCCTTTTAGGAAAACTGCCAACTTCTTATGTAGAAAATTATGCGAACGCTGAACTTGAACAGGTAGCTGGGGATAGCCCCTTGCTCGACGTGATTGTTAGCTTGGCTAACGATAGTGATCTATCTTTATCTGAGCTGTGCCCGCAGTTGCAGAAAATATGTGATTTTCAAAATGTGGATATGCAGCGGGCCAGCAGAATATGGCGAGCGGCTGCATTGGAAAAACTGCTAGCAAACCTAGACACGGAACCGCTGTATGGATTAATAAACCTTTCTGAGTTTTGGTCAATCTGGGAGTGGCCTGCTGATGCTCCACTGTCGATGATTCCTGGTAAGATGACTTTGCCAGAGCATAAATACCATTCTGACTCGAACTATGAGCATGTTATTCATGAGCATGCGCAGTGGTTGAAAGAGGAGCTGGCAGCGTTGATCTGTAGCAAACCTTGA
- a CDS encoding hemagglutinin repeat-containing protein, which produces MDVNAPARLADKPSIAQQNTERRHSALQRALALVLANALFWQPILVQAQGVVASNPNTQVGQAGNGVPVVNIAAPNASGLSHNQYQQYNVDAQGLILNNATDTAQATQLGGIIQGNPNLQGQAAGVILNEVTGANPSQLKGYTEVAGQAAKVIVANPHGITCNGCGFINTPQATLSTGKPVLDANGQLQRFNVQGGSVAIEGAGLNASNVEQFDIITRSARINAQLHANKLNVITGRNDVDAQTLAATPLADDGSSKPELAIDSSALGGMYAGAVKLVGTEAGVGVKLAGDLAASGGDIQIDANGQLTMAQSAASGNIVAKARDIDVSAPMYAEGQVQLNADKTLTNRKSIAAGQVVSLQADQLNNSGRVEAGVNADNSRNKTGDVRVAARNMTNQGSVTASRDLTANVDARLDNRKGQLLSQDSLNVSAGQLDNQDGKLLSDNSLTVKGGALDNGNGTLSAIKSVTVQNDRLTNRSDGQVTSGGALNLHVQNLDNLGGMVSARETLTVKTGRFDNSNGTLVGSGGVNLELLQQLTNSNAKVVSGGDLLISGNAQIDNRNGRLSSQGLLSLMAAQVDNRNKGVITANSLSIDAKNIDNQNGTLFSKGRLQLRGSGLDNRNGEIAGNQLDFGLTGALLNSYGVIESSASLTLGAARLDNSQGQIGALGSTGTTELNISGTLDNSRGRLQSANQHMDFSLGRLTNNEGVIAHAGSGRLGLGLPLLQDAGGRVSSNGTLSLSGERWTNSSNVQAANLDLDIATLTQTEGGRLIAAKRFTGRGQNWTNNGLIGADGDLTLSLSGSYTGAGRLTSLGTLELSAPSVLNRGIITSAGDMRLLVNDFTNQRGHLYSLGDLQISADAAGANANSIINRSGTLTSDGDMLLAARSIQNIRDLLTVNDAGIYSAQINEIACTTAGTGNLDCSGGKEHHVWNIQQLEKLEVTAFSEASSITAGGDITLRGTDFLNSSSTLASSGALTANFSNNFSNIGVVPSTTHTSRTFISERTRSPGGWYALADDFTQRYSQGGARYNANDLGGLEAAMSNFIASTEREVTELRTINRQTPDQQSFAALIQAGGNVSIETGNNFDNRAVQRGFTYVSGGERTNTEAPGTAHATAIRLDSQLSPDLAQQQINPTTLPGFSLPSGQNGLFQLADEASGGALLNTTGAGSHPYLIETNPALTDMRQFLSSSYLLDNLGYNPDTQWKRLGDGYYEQRLVQQAVVSRTGQRYLAGLTSDEATFKYLMDNALASRDALKLSVGVSLTGEQVAALTHDIVWMEEQQVQGQRVLVPVLYLAQADNRLAANGALIQGNDLQLIAGNNLNNVGTLLSRNNLSAKAGNTLLNSGLIQTEQRLALEADNNLINHAGGVISGHDVSLLAKDGSVSNERSVTRHQSAMGASVWREDFADNPARIESAGDLQAKAGKNVNNIGGVMQAQGGVRLEAGQDVNIVAAQTQEGRINGANHTRSSVTQLPASVSAGQNIGVQASNDINVIASQVEAQGNLVMNAGNNLNITSAANESQYYSKTKKVTDQQEHTQQVASTLTAKDNVALSAKQDLTVSASQVKAGDAAYLYAGNNLNLLAEKNRDYSYYEKTKKGSWGKKSHTMDESDSQVAVGSIIQATNDVVLSATKDIRSQGAFVTSEGAVNLLAGRDIDLGTADNYASEAHSSSKKGLFSSKSAVSSTSQSTVTGTELHGQSLNLEADNDIRLRAATLHADQKARLVAGRDVDIDAVQQNSTSSSASQSSKLSFSWAGEMSLQQKAAKNAQQASAAKGSSISADTLDIKSERDVAIRGSKLVTDGDIRIEADRNLAIASAENTNASDSSSSSKKAGEIGSWWQSSLGVVKLKQNESSDTTTQVPNQIASLSGNVSMTAGERYSQLASQVIAPKGDISITARQVDVVAGFDLLKAQNAKSSDKTAIGGSIRVPLLDAAKNLQQAAESNTTTNDPRMQGLAALNTAMSAKRAYDTVQDVAQNGIGFKVSLSLGNTQSHSESSQSGQNVVSSGLAAGRDVNIRATGAGQDSNINVVGSSIEAGNNVNLKADGDINLLSAQNTARQDGSNGNSGWSVGIGFTVGGTQNGFTLDLAANKGQGKSEGDDVTQTNTSIKAGNQATLVSGRDTNLKGAVVTANQVQANVGRDLNIESLQDTSKYKSKQTDASVGISICIPPFCYGIPGSDAITASGSAGFNHQKMQSDYASVTEQSGIKAGDGGFQIEVKGNTGLTGGVIASNDKAVEQNLNSLSTGTLTWTDIKNKAEYDANSIGLSGGAGAVIARGSDNTLQAGAPGQKAADIEGVSANAPIALVASGDARSTTRSGISGANVTITNEAGQQALTGQTAAATIADINTDVSSERDGSNKLKPIFDAEEIQNNFAITSTFIQNTGIYLEERAREVDAKNKQADEELEALKNPTLSDKERETHIANYNSLKEQARQIDNDWGSGGTYRQITVALTAGASANVTGGTSQFAQNMLVNYVQQEGSSAIGKMVEKGLKEGSPEHAAWHAMLGCAGAAASRQSCSAGAMGGAASSFLTTFFSETSADESNASREAKRNVIASLVTGIAAMTDPSAAATSTNAAIANVDNNWLATQQIIQYKKEYNEAKTPQEKVAVFLKWEKTSLDQDVLTGVGIAKGFKDGMAGIGVDTLNSAVSMLRDPQAHIDAVIAFVDSPEVRDRLKQHIHAQLREKLEKIDQALEHGGDENAEMLGKMMGEVTAVVISTVSTGGGGAATKSATLSEMGILISGKKLEQLAATVKLEKVTENFAQAGKPGRDPDVPFVENSPPPKQPERLANAAPEIGPCCFAAGTKVSTPDGDRAIETLKIGDIVWSKPEKGGKPFAATITATHVRNDQPIYRLTLKGSDLNGKTTRETLLVTPGHPFYVPAQKDFVPVIDLKLGDRLQSLADGATENTSSEVESLELYAPVGTTYNLTVDVGHTFYVGDLKTWVHNTGPCDPAARGEARGEGAEGGAPLFNDVLDEARIGNGTKGEGSGHKVDQLPNKQVVGTDGEPIPVHSKPEGYDGPYKGPYATQEFPSTPVAHGFPDIVDNYANSATKFPLKNGASLYQASGSYNGVAGRFEWIVDPKLGGVTHRMFVPNGTVNGIPVKP; this is translated from the coding sequence ATGGATGTCAATGCTCCGGCCCGCCTGGCGGACAAGCCTTCTATTGCCCAGCAAAACACCGAGCGTCGTCACAGCGCCCTGCAACGCGCCCTGGCGCTGGTGCTGGCCAATGCGCTGTTCTGGCAACCGATCCTGGTCCAGGCCCAAGGCGTGGTCGCCAGCAACCCCAACACCCAGGTCGGCCAGGCCGGCAACGGCGTGCCGGTGGTCAACATTGCCGCGCCCAACGCCAGCGGCCTGTCGCACAACCAGTACCAGCAGTACAACGTCGATGCCCAGGGGCTGATTCTCAACAACGCCACCGACACCGCCCAGGCCACCCAACTGGGCGGCATCATCCAGGGCAACCCAAACCTGCAGGGCCAGGCCGCCGGGGTCATTCTCAACGAAGTAACCGGCGCCAACCCCAGCCAGCTCAAGGGCTACACCGAAGTCGCCGGGCAGGCAGCCAAGGTCATCGTCGCCAACCCGCACGGCATCACCTGCAATGGCTGCGGCTTCATCAACACCCCGCAAGCCACGCTGAGCACCGGCAAACCCGTACTCGACGCCAACGGCCAGTTACAGCGCTTCAATGTGCAGGGCGGCAGCGTGGCGATCGAAGGTGCGGGCCTGAATGCCAGCAATGTCGAGCAGTTCGACATCATCACCCGCAGCGCCAGAATCAACGCCCAACTGCACGCCAACAAACTCAACGTGATCACCGGGCGCAACGACGTCGACGCACAAACGCTGGCGGCCACGCCATTGGCCGATGACGGCAGCAGCAAACCGGAACTGGCCATCGACAGCTCGGCGCTGGGCGGCATGTATGCCGGTGCCGTAAAACTGGTCGGCACCGAAGCCGGGGTAGGCGTGAAGCTGGCCGGGGACCTGGCCGCCAGTGGTGGCGATATCCAGATCGACGCCAACGGCCAGTTGACCATGGCCCAGTCTGCCGCCAGCGGCAACATCGTCGCCAAGGCTCGCGACATCGACGTCAGCGCGCCGATGTATGCCGAGGGGCAAGTACAGCTCAATGCCGACAAGACCCTGACCAACCGCAAGAGCATCGCCGCCGGGCAGGTCGTGAGCCTGCAGGCTGACCAGTTGAACAACAGTGGCCGGGTCGAAGCCGGGGTCAACGCCGACAACAGCCGCAACAAGACCGGCGATGTGCGGGTGGCCGCACGCAACATGACCAACCAGGGCAGCGTCACCGCCAGCCGCGACCTGACCGCCAACGTCGATGCGCGCCTCGACAACCGCAAAGGTCAGCTGCTTAGCCAGGACAGCCTGAACGTCAGCGCCGGGCAACTGGATAACCAGGACGGCAAGCTGCTCAGCGACAACAGCCTGACCGTCAAGGGCGGCGCCCTGGACAACGGCAATGGCACCCTGAGCGCCATCAAGTCGGTGACGGTGCAGAACGACCGGCTGACCAACCGCAGCGACGGCCAGGTCACCAGCGGCGGCGCACTGAACCTGCACGTGCAGAACCTCGACAACCTCGGCGGCATGGTGTCTGCCCGCGAAACCCTGACCGTCAAGACCGGCCGTTTCGACAACAGCAACGGCACCCTGGTCGGTAGCGGCGGTGTGAATCTGGAACTGCTCCAGCAACTGACCAACAGCAACGCCAAGGTGGTCAGCGGCGGCGACCTGCTGATCAGCGGCAACGCGCAGATCGACAACCGCAATGGCCGGCTCAGCAGCCAGGGCTTGCTGAGCCTGATGGCCGCCCAGGTGGATAACCGCAACAAGGGCGTGATCACCGCCAACAGCCTGTCGATCGACGCGAAAAACATCGATAACCAGAACGGCACCCTGTTCAGCAAAGGACGGCTGCAACTGCGCGGCAGCGGTCTGGACAACCGCAACGGCGAAATCGCTGGCAACCAGTTGGACTTCGGCCTGACCGGCGCCCTGCTCAACAGCTACGGCGTGATCGAAAGCAGCGCCAGCCTGACGCTGGGCGCCGCCCGCCTGGACAACAGCCAAGGCCAGATCGGCGCACTGGGCAGCACCGGCACCACCGAACTGAACATCAGCGGCACGCTGGACAACAGCCGCGGTCGCTTGCAAAGCGCCAATCAGCACATGGACTTCAGCCTCGGCCGGCTGACCAATAACGAGGGCGTCATCGCCCACGCCGGTAGCGGCCGCCTGGGCCTGGGGCTGCCTCTGTTGCAAGACGCCGGTGGTCGCGTGTCGAGCAACGGCACCCTGAGCCTGAGCGGCGAGCGCTGGACCAACAGCAGCAACGTGCAGGCCGCCAATCTGGACCTGGACATCGCCACCCTGACCCAGACTGAAGGCGGCCGGCTGATTGCTGCCAAGCGCTTTACCGGGCGGGGCCAGAACTGGACCAACAACGGCCTGATCGGTGCCGACGGCGACCTGACCCTCTCCCTGAGCGGCAGCTACACGGGGGCCGGCCGGCTGACCAGCCTCGGCACGCTGGAGCTCAGCGCGCCGAGCGTGCTCAACCGGGGCATCATCACCAGCGCTGGCGACATGCGCCTGCTGGTCAACGATTTCACCAACCAGCGCGGCCACCTCTACAGCCTGGGCGACCTGCAGATCAGCGCCGATGCCGCAGGCGCCAACGCCAACAGCATCATCAACCGCTCCGGCACCCTGACCAGCGACGGCGACATGCTGCTGGCCGCCCGCTCGATCCAGAACATCCGCGACCTACTGACCGTCAACGACGCCGGGATCTACAGCGCGCAAATCAACGAAATCGCCTGCACCACCGCCGGCACCGGCAACCTGGACTGCAGCGGCGGCAAGGAACACCACGTCTGGAATATCCAGCAACTGGAAAAGCTTGAAGTCACAGCCTTCAGCGAGGCCTCCAGCATCACTGCCGGCGGCGATATCACCCTGCGCGGTACGGATTTCCTCAACAGCAGCAGCACCCTGGCCAGCAGCGGTGCGCTGACCGCCAACTTCAGCAACAACTTCAGCAACATCGGCGTAGTGCCCAGCACCACCCACACCAGCCGCACCTTCATCTCCGAGCGCACCCGCAGCCCGGGCGGCTGGTATGCCCTGGCTGACGACTTTACCCAGCGCTATTCACAGGGCGGTGCGCGTTACAACGCCAACGATCTGGGCGGCCTTGAAGCGGCGATGAGCAACTTCATCGCCAGCACTGAACGGGAAGTCACCGAGCTGCGCACCATCAACCGCCAGACACCTGACCAGCAGAGCTTTGCGGCGCTGATCCAGGCCGGCGGCAACGTGTCCATCGAGACTGGCAACAACTTCGACAACCGCGCCGTGCAGCGCGGCTTCACCTACGTCAGTGGCGGCGAACGGACCAACACCGAGGCGCCGGGCACCGCCCACGCCACCGCCATCCGCCTCGACAGCCAGCTGTCGCCGGACCTGGCCCAGCAGCAGATCAACCCCACCACCCTGCCCGGCTTCAGCCTGCCGAGCGGCCAGAACGGCCTGTTCCAGCTGGCTGACGAGGCCAGCGGCGGCGCCCTGCTCAACACCACCGGCGCCGGTAGCCACCCGTACCTGATCGAGACCAACCCGGCACTGACCGACATGCGTCAGTTCCTCAGCTCCAGCTACCTGCTCGACAACCTCGGCTACAACCCCGACACCCAATGGAAACGCCTTGGCGACGGCTACTACGAGCAGCGGCTGGTCCAGCAGGCCGTGGTCTCGCGCACCGGCCAGCGTTACCTGGCCGGCCTGACCAGCGACGAAGCCACCTTCAAATACCTGATGGACAACGCCCTGGCCAGCCGCGACGCGCTCAAGCTCAGCGTTGGCGTGTCGCTGACCGGCGAACAGGTCGCCGCCCTCACCCACGACATCGTCTGGATGGAAGAACAGCAGGTACAAGGCCAGCGCGTGCTGGTGCCCGTGCTGTACCTGGCCCAGGCCGACAACCGCCTGGCCGCCAACGGCGCGCTGATCCAGGGCAACGACCTGCAACTGATCGCCGGCAACAACCTCAACAACGTCGGCACCCTGCTCAGCCGCAACAACCTCAGCGCCAAGGCAGGCAACACCCTGCTCAACAGCGGCCTGATCCAGACCGAACAACGCCTGGCTCTGGAGGCCGATAACAACCTGATCAACCACGCCGGCGGCGTGATCAGCGGCCACGACGTCAGCCTGCTGGCCAAAGACGGCAGCGTCAGCAACGAACGCAGCGTCACCCGTCATCAGAGCGCCATGGGCGCCTCTGTATGGCGCGAAGACTTCGCCGACAACCCGGCCCGCATCGAATCGGCCGGCGACCTGCAGGCCAAGGCCGGCAAGAACGTCAACAACATCGGCGGGGTGATGCAGGCACAGGGCGGCGTGCGCCTGGAGGCCGGGCAGGATGTGAACATCGTCGCAGCGCAAACCCAGGAAGGCCGCATCAACGGCGCCAACCACACCCGCTCCAGCGTCACCCAACTGCCCGCCAGCGTCAGCGCCGGGCAGAACATCGGCGTACAGGCCAGCAACGACATCAACGTCATCGCCAGCCAGGTCGAAGCCCAGGGCAACCTGGTGATGAATGCTGGCAACAACCTCAACATCACTTCAGCCGCTAACGAAAGCCAGTACTACAGCAAAACCAAAAAGGTCACCGACCAGCAGGAGCACACCCAACAGGTCGCCAGCACACTGACCGCCAAGGACAACGTCGCGCTGAGTGCCAAACAAGACCTGACCGTGAGTGCCAGCCAGGTCAAGGCCGGGGATGCGGCGTATCTGTATGCCGGGAATAACCTGAATCTGCTGGCGGAAAAGAACCGCGACTACTCGTATTACGAAAAAACCAAGAAGGGATCGTGGGGCAAGAAAAGCCACACGATGGACGAAAGCGATAGCCAGGTGGCAGTCGGCTCAATCATCCAGGCGACTAACGATGTGGTGCTGTCCGCCACTAAGGATATCCGCAGCCAAGGCGCGTTCGTGACCAGCGAGGGGGCCGTTAATCTGCTAGCCGGCCGCGACATCGACCTGGGCACCGCCGACAACTACGCCAGTGAAGCACATTCCTCCTCGAAGAAAGGCCTGTTCTCTTCAAAAAGCGCCGTCAGCAGCACCAGCCAGTCGACGGTCACAGGTACCGAGCTTCATGGCCAGAGCCTTAATCTGGAGGCAGACAACGATATACGCCTCAGGGCCGCCACGCTCCATGCCGACCAGAAAGCGCGCCTGGTAGCCGGTCGCGACGTAGACATCGATGCGGTGCAGCAAAACAGCACATCCAGCAGCGCCAGCCAGTCCAGCAAGCTTTCGTTCAGCTGGGCAGGAGAAATGTCTTTGCAGCAAAAAGCCGCGAAGAACGCTCAGCAGGCATCTGCGGCCAAGGGCAGCAGCATCAGCGCCGATACACTGGACATCAAGAGCGAGCGGGACGTCGCGATCCGTGGCAGCAAGCTGGTCACTGATGGTGATATCCGTATCGAAGCGGACCGTAACCTGGCCATTGCCAGCGCGGAAAACACCAACGCCAGCGACAGCAGTTCAAGCAGTAAAAAAGCGGGTGAGATCGGCAGTTGGTGGCAGTCCTCTCTGGGCGTCGTCAAGCTCAAGCAAAACGAAAGCAGCGACACCACCACTCAGGTCCCCAACCAGATCGCCTCGCTGAGCGGCAACGTCTCCATGACGGCAGGCGAACGCTACAGCCAGTTGGCCAGCCAGGTCATCGCACCGAAGGGTGATATCTCCATCACGGCCAGGCAAGTGGACGTGGTAGCCGGTTTTGATCTGCTCAAGGCACAAAACGCCAAGAGTTCCGATAAAACCGCGATTGGCGGCAGCATCCGCGTGCCATTGCTGGACGCTGCCAAAAATCTTCAACAAGCCGCTGAATCCAACACCACAACCAATGACCCTCGCATGCAGGGTCTGGCAGCGCTGAACACCGCCATGAGCGCCAAGCGCGCTTACGACACCGTGCAGGATGTTGCGCAAAACGGCATCGGTTTCAAGGTCAGCCTCAGCCTGGGTAATACACAAAGTCATAGCGAAAGCAGCCAGTCTGGACAGAATGTCGTTTCCAGCGGTCTGGCCGCTGGGCGCGACGTAAATATTCGTGCCACAGGCGCAGGCCAGGACAGCAACATCAATGTCGTGGGCAGCTCCATTGAGGCCGGCAATAACGTCAACCTGAAGGCCGATGGCGATATCAATCTGCTCTCCGCGCAGAATACCGCCAGGCAGGATGGCTCCAACGGCAACAGCGGCTGGAGCGTAGGCATCGGCTTTACCGTTGGCGGCACACAGAACGGCTTCACACTGGATCTGGCCGCTAACAAAGGCCAGGGTAAATCCGAGGGCGACGACGTCACCCAGACCAACACCTCCATCAAGGCCGGCAACCAGGCGACGCTGGTCAGTGGCCGCGACACCAACCTCAAAGGCGCGGTCGTAACGGCCAATCAGGTTCAGGCCAACGTAGGCCGTGACCTGAATATCGAGAGCCTGCAGGACACCAGTAAATACAAATCCAAACAGACCGATGCCAGCGTCGGGATCAGCATTTGTATTCCACCGTTTTGTTATGGCATCCCCGGCAGTGACGCCATTACCGCCAGCGGCAGTGCTGGTTTCAACCATCAGAAAATGCAGAGCGACTACGCCAGTGTTACCGAGCAATCAGGTATCAAAGCCGGCGATGGTGGCTTCCAGATCGAGGTCAAGGGCAATACCGGGCTTACGGGCGGCGTTATAGCAAGTAACGATAAAGCGGTGGAGCAAAACCTCAATAGTTTGAGCACCGGAACCCTTACATGGACCGATATCAAGAACAAGGCTGAATACGACGCGAACAGTATCGGTTTAAGCGGGGGCGCCGGCGCTGTCATTGCCCGCGGCTCAGATAACACCTTGCAAGCCGGTGCCCCCGGTCAAAAAGCGGCGGACATTGAGGGAGTCAGCGCCAACGCACCGATAGCGCTGGTTGCCAGCGGTGATGCCCGCAGCACCACCCGCAGTGGCATCAGCGGGGCCAACGTCACCATCACCAATGAGGCGGGCCAACAAGCGCTAACCGGGCAAACCGCCGCCGCAACCATCGCGGATATCAATACCGATGTGTCCAGCGAACGCGATGGCAGCAACAAGCTCAAGCCGATCTTCGATGCTGAAGAAATTCAGAACAACTTCGCGATCACCAGCACCTTCATACAAAACACCGGCATCTATCTGGAGGAGCGGGCCAGGGAAGTCGACGCCAAGAACAAGCAGGCCGACGAGGAACTGGAGGCACTGAAAAACCCAACCCTCTCCGACAAGGAGCGAGAGACCCACATCGCCAATTACAACAGCCTGAAAGAACAGGCTCGGCAAATCGACAATGACTGGGGCTCTGGCGGCACTTATCGGCAGATCACTGTTGCGCTCACTGCTGGGGCCTCCGCGAACGTAACGGGCGGCACCAGCCAGTTCGCGCAGAACATGCTGGTCAACTACGTGCAGCAGGAAGGCTCTTCTGCCATCGGCAAGATGGTCGAAAAGGGGTTGAAAGAAGGCAGTCCCGAACACGCCGCCTGGCACGCCATGCTGGGCTGTGCAGGCGCTGCCGCCAGCCGGCAAAGCTGCTCGGCAGGCGCGATGGGCGGTGCGGCTTCCAGCTTCCTGACGACCTTCTTCTCCGAAACCAGTGCCGATGAGTCCAACGCCTCACGCGAAGCCAAACGCAATGTGATCGCCAGTCTGGTGACCGGTATCGCGGCCATGACTGATCCGTCCGCAGCGGCTACCAGCACCAACGCTGCCATCGCCAACGTGGACAACAACTGGCTGGCGACCCAACAGATCATCCAATACAAGAAGGAATACAACGAGGCTAAAACGCCCCAGGAGAAAGTAGCTGTATTCCTGAAGTGGGAGAAAACCTCACTCGATCAGGATGTACTGACCGGGGTAGGAATTGCCAAGGGCTTCAAGGATGGCATGGCCGGTATAGGGGTCGACACCCTCAACAGTGCCGTGAGCATGCTGCGCGATCCGCAAGCGCATATCGACGCCGTGATCGCGTTTGTCGATTCCCCGGAAGTCAGGGATCGGCTGAAACAACACATCCACGCCCAACTTAGGGAGAAACTCGAAAAAATCGACCAGGCCCTTGAGCACGGTGGCGACGAAAATGCCGAGATGCTGGGCAAGATGATGGGCGAGGTCACTGCCGTCGTCATCAGTACCGTGTCCACCGGCGGTGGCGGCGCAGCCACCAAGTCCGCAACACTTTCGGAAATGGGAATTCTCATCTCTGGCAAAAAGCTTGAACAGCTTGCCGCCACGGTGAAGCTGGAGAAGGTCACCGAGAACTTCGCTCAGGCCGGGAAGCCAGGCAGGGATCCGGATGTGCCGTTTGTGGAAAACAGCCCTCCGCCAAAACAACCGGAGAGGCTTGCAAACGCAGCCCCTGAGATAGGTCCCTGCTGCTTCGCCGCAGGCACCAAAGTCTCGACACCTGACGGCGACCGAGCCATCGAAACCCTCAAGATCGGCGATATCGTCTGGAGCAAACCGGAAAAAGGCGGCAAACCCTTCGCTGCCACAATCACCGCCACTCATGTTCGTAACGACCAGCCGATCTACCGCCTGACACTCAAAGGGTCAGACCTGAACGGTAAAACAACACGGGAAACATTGCTGGTCACACCGGGCCACCCGTTCTACGTCCCGGCACAGAAAGACTTTGTACCGGTCATCGACCTCAAGCTTGGCGATCGCCTGCAATCATTGGCTGATGGCGCGACCGAAAACACCTCGTCCGAGGTCGAGTCGCTGGAGCTTTACGCGCCGGTGGGGACGACGTATAACCTGACGGTCGATGTGGGGCATACGTTCTATGTTGGTGATCTGAAGACTTGGGTGCATAACACAGGGCCTTGTGATCCGGCTGCGCGGGGTGAAGCCCGGGGCGAAGGTGCAGAAGGAGGAGCGCCGCTATTCAATGATGTTCTAGACGAAGCGCGTATTGGAAATGGTACGAAAGGTGAAGGTAGCGGACATAAAGTAGATCAACTTCCAAATAAACAAGTTGTTGGGACTGATGGAGAGCCAATACCTGTTCACTCGAAGCCAGAGGGGTACGACGGACCTTATAAGGGTCCTTATGCCACTCAGGAGTTCCCATCGACTCCGGTAGCACACGGTTTTCCGGACATTGTTGATAACTATGCAAACAGCGCGACTAAATTCCCTCTCAAAAACGGCGCATCGCTTTACCAAGCATCAGGAAGCTACAATGGTGTAGCGGGCAGATTTGAATGGATTGTAGACCCGAAGTTGGGCGGTGTAACGCACAGAATGTTTGTACCAAATGGAACTGTTAACGGCATACCGGTGAAACCATGA